TCATACAAAGTCTATTGGACTAGGTTGGTTACTCTGTACAGAAACATAATTGGAAGTTTAAGACAGATTCTTTTTAAATTTAGTCTCACCGGCAGGTTTCCATACCCAGTGTATCAGGTGGAACGCAGAACTACTCCAGCTAGATCTGACCAACTCACACTAATAGAGTGTGTATAACAGAAACTAATGACAAGCCCTCATTCATTGCCATAAGTAGAAAGTAGCCACTTCCTGTAGAAAATCACTAAGCTACTGCAGTTTTTAATGAACCTgttttttatgtttgtatatttttgtcaCAAAGTCCATTGTAGTGTAAAATAATTCTGTTGTTTCCTAAAAAGGAACATTGAAATGAGACATTGGGTAAAAAAAGAGTATAGGATGGTTTGCAAATGATTAAAAAccctacatttaattaaaaaaaagtaaaatacaaaatatcaaatgttgaaactgagatatatttaaaaatatatgcacatatatgcATTTTGAATTTGATACCTGCAACATGTATTTGTTTGCCCTACTGTCAAGACTTTGGGGCTTATTTCTCAACACCTGAGAGTCAAGATTAGGTGTATTAATGTAAAGAAAATGCTAGTGAGCTCTTTCTTTATTGTGTTTTTCCCCCCACAGTTATTTCCCACAAAACCTCATTAGCCTTTTGgtgggttttttgttttctttttcaaaaaagACAATTATGGGGGAAAAAGCTGCATAGTGTATCCATGACAGTAGCTATTTTCCCTGATATATAATTAAAGGCATagagtttgcctaggagcagtaactcatagcaaccaataggatgtttgcttttaaacaggtcaccagtaaatgctacctgctgattggttgctatgggttactgctgctggcTACAAGTACATTGAACACAATTCCAGGTTGCATCTCAAACAGCATAGTTTCTAAGTAACAAATAGTGTGAAATGAAAATAACCTTTACACTTTGCATTTACCATTGTAATACTGAGCTTAAATTTgacctttttttccatttttttaatttcaagggTTGTTTTTCTGGAGCACTGTGTGTCATGTCATCTCCCacctttacatatttaaaaagtgaTTCCCTATTTAATCTGATGAGCAAATATACAACTGGAATAAGGTACACAATGGATCATCAGTTCTTGAGTGACACACTCAGAAAAGCTTCGCACAGTGAGGAAGATGATACAAATCAATCTGTTTCTTCAATTGAGGATGATTTTGTAACCGCTTTTGAGCATTTGGATGAAGAGGATTTAACTACAAGTGGAAACCAAGGTGCTGCATAATGACTTGGAAAAATACAATCAGCATGCAGAACAGTAGCTTAATCTCTTTCCCAAGATACTGCCCATGAATGTTGTAGTTGTATTTGTGTTTGTAAGCATTTTATTTGAAATCATTGTAATGTTTGCTCATGGCATACTGCTaggggatcttttatctggaaccCTGTTCCCCCAGTGTGCTTAAATCCAGCATTGCCATTCTTTATAGTGTATTGTATAAAGAAGCAGTTCTTTGTTCTTGCCTGATTTTCTATAGCCAACCCTGTATAAATTCATGGTGATGACTTTATTTGCTGTTCTGCAAATGCTGGGCAGGCCCATTAAATGAGACTCCTGATCCTAACTATTAAAAGATCCCATGTTTATTCTTGTGTTTATTTCCCTTTCTGCACTAAGCTAAAGCCAATTATTTGTCTGAGAGTAACCAGTTAGTAACCAATTCTTcaccttttgctttttttctagaAAGAGAACATGAAACAATGAGAAGTCAACGTGATGCTGCATCCCAAACACAGCCAACTCACTGTGTAGATGTCAGAGGTTCAAAAATTATATTTAGCTCCTTGCGCAGAAGATCATCCTTAAAATCGGCAACTTTAATGGGCCTCATGGGTTTTCCAGATTTATCAGCATCTGTTAAAAATACAGTCACGTCATCAGTTTGTGATTCCTGGAAGCAAATGAGCTTCTCTGTCCAGGACAAAACAGTGTTCACACCCCCTTCTGCTGAATCATCAGAATCGGAGTGTTCAAGCCCCAGTCCTATTATATTCTTAGATGAGGAAGGATATCAGAAAAGTTTGAGAGCTAAACTTAATTTGCCAAAGATCCCTGTTGTGAAAGATGATGTAGAAGACTCTGACTCAGAGCTCAGTGAGTTTTTTGATAGTTTTGATCAATTTGATGAAACAGAGGCATCTCTAGAAAGAAATGAAAAACCTGCACAAAAAAATGTTCTGGCCAGTCcacctaaaaaaagaaaatgcattgctATGAATCCTCAGAAATTTAAGTCTGATCGCATTATCTTATCAGCAAATGTTAAAAAACCAACTCCAAGAAAACCAGAATCTCCATATAATAACATATGTGAGGTGACAGATTCCCACCGTCCTGTGAAAGCAGCTGTGGAAGATACTGGCACTCTATTTAGTCCTATCAGATCCTCTGCTTTTAGCCCCCTCAGTATTTCCACGCCTGCTGAGTGCTTATATACCCTGGAATGCAATGGGCGTGCTTCAGAGAAAGAGAGGGTATACAGTACGTACAGTAATTATGCAAACTGTGTATGCTTTCAGATGTTTGATTCAGTGCTAAATACTAAACCCCCTATTAGCAATGACTTATCAAAAAAAGCAGTGGAAAAAAGCATGAAACTTAAACGCAAATCCTATAACAAAGAATCGGAGCGGAAACTGAAGTCAAAGCAAAAAATTGTCAAGAGCGGCATTCAGAAATTTGCTTCGGAATTAGTTGAAAAAAGCTTTGGAAGTGCATTTAAAGATTTGCAAAGGGGTGTTTCGTCTTGCACCAGTGCCCTCTGCCAGTTGGCTGCCAGGTTAACGTCATATGTGTTTCAAATGGCTTTCTATGAAATCAGAAGGATGCAAgcattttcaattaaaaaacGAGCCATTAATAGCTTAGCGAACTTAATGGTCAGTGAGGTTATTACAAGTGCGTTACAAGAGcttcattatataaaaaaacaaatggttaCCAATGCCGTTACGAGGTTCGCTGCTGATCTCGCTGAGGAGCTTGTTTTTGAGGGAATTATGGAAGTGTGCCAGTTTTCCCATCCACCAACTCCTGTTGCTGCACCCTGGCAGACTTTTGATTATGATGATGTCATTGTAAGTTCCTATGCAAAAGATCTGTCAGAATCTGTGATTCAGGAGGCTTTTATTGAATTATCCCAGGTTAATGTCACCTTCACCACTCAAGCAGCTATTAGTGTTTCCATGGACAATCTGAAGTATGTAAGTTCAGAAAGTATGATGCAGTCGACTCAGACATCTGTAGCATTCCCTAATATGCCCAGCAGGATCCAATCACCACTGGTAGCAGAGAATGACAAAGAAACTGATTACACAGTACATCATGCATTACTTTTTACATCTGGACTTATAAGTTCAGTCCCAGTTCCTGTTGCCGCTAAAGCACTAACTTTCTATAAAACCTCAAATGAGGCTTTGGGAAGGGATGATTGTGCAGATGTGTCAGTCCGTCATGATATGAATAGCAGTACTGTAGATTGTTACAGTCTTTCCACAAAATATAGGCATGAAATACCCACCACAAAAACAACACTGCCTGTTTTTTCTAATTGCCAACAAGAGAAACAAAACTTACAGTTTAAGAAGCTAAATGAAGATAATGAGGATATGAAGGCTTTTTCTGTGCCAATGGTTGATATGATGATAAATGAAGCATATGATGTAATATCTGCTTCTAAAGAAACACAATTTTTAGCCAAGAAAGTTGTTCCATCACAGCATATATTTGTAGATAAAGAGCAATCAAAACTGAATTTTGCAGATGGCTTGGCAAAGTGTATATTACAACATTCAGTCGGTGAAAGTAGCTGTACAACTTCAAACAGGGGTATGCATCCAAAACTAACATCTGACTTTGTAGGTGCTTCAGCAGATAAAGACAGGCGTGTTGCTGATGACTCCGAAATATGCACAAATCTCCGAAAAACTGAGGAGCAGCaacttttatttacaaagtgTTGCCTTCCCTCAAATTTTGCATCTCAGAATACTGGTTTCTCTGTAAAATCTTCCCAAGAATACAGAGGTGAGTATGGAGGTGCATTTTCTaaaagtacaagtgaggggagtTCGGATGTTTCATTTAACAAACTAACCTCTGAAGGTATCACTTTAAAAAGGAATATGCAAAGTAAAGATACTTCATACTCATCCATTTTTGGACTTCAGACATGCCTTTCTCATATCAATAATTTCTCCTCAGTCATGTGTAGTTGTGGTGATGATCTTAGCGAAGACAAAATGAGTCAGCGGGATTCCAGTATCACAACAGTACCTAATACACCGCCCCCAACTCCTTTAGCTTCCTATGAATTAAGCCCAGAGAGGAGCATGAAAAAGCTTAGTAAGAAACTTAAAGGGCAACTGGCAAAAGAGTTTTATCCAGCTACTCCACCATCTACACCCCATTTAATCGCCTCTGAACATGACAGCATAAAGAAAGATGATTTTCTTCTAAAAGTAATGCGGTCACTATCAGAAGAAGTTGAAACTTCTAGTGGTGATGGCAGTTCTGAAGATGAAGATATTGAGGTTTCTGAAGAAACATCTCAGTATGCTGACTATTTGTCAACTAACATCTTATCTGTAGCCACTGAAATGGCTGCAGATGCTTTAGATGATAAATCCGTCCGTAGATCTTCTGCAAAAAATAAGCCACTTTTACATGTCTTGAGTGATAAATGGGGATACCCTGCATACATGAGAAATATTTCTGAGGAAACCTTGGAGACACTTAGCAAATATGCAGGTGTTATTGCTGGAGAAGTCCTTCATGATGCAAAGAAAGTTGTGGGCAAGAAACAGAGTACAAAGGTGAAATCAGTTTGTGATTCTGATTGCAGTCATTGTAGGAAACACTCTAGAGACTGCAGGCCAAAAGAAAAAGAGTGTATTTGCACAAGTATGAATTTTAAAGAATCTGATCCTTCTACTCTTTCTCTCCCTTATAACAATATTGCTGCCGGTCTGACCTCGAAATACCCAAGCTGCGAAAGTGTGACTGAGGAGTATGCCGATCATATTATACGTGTTCTAAAAATGGAAGGAGGGAACAACGAGTTAATCATTGATCAGTATGCCAGCAGATTAGTTTATAGAGCTGTAAAGTCTGGCTTACAACAAGCTTCTAAAACAATTAAACTGAAATGCAATAAGAAGCCAGCACCCAGAAGGAACTCAGAAGCTAACAGCATGCAGGAAATTCTCAGGCTTTTAAGCATGACACAGCACCAAGAGCGGGAAAAGCAAAGAAGGAGGAGCATTTCAAACCATTCCTTTGGTGAGGAATCTTCTGGACACGGGAAAGATTCCCGTAGACCAGAGTTCACAGGCCTGCTACGTTTTGCTGAAACTCTTGCTAATACAATAACTTGTGATGTAAGGACAAAGCTAAAAATATCAGCCGTTTCTCTTCCTAAATCACTGACTGATTCATGTCTGTATACAAAATCAAAAATTGATGAGACAACTAGTGACCTTGTCAAAAGAAATGTTTCCAAGAGTCTTCTTCCATATTCACAGACAAATAAACTGTATCATAgcactggcagcctaaatgatgAAGGTCTTAAAGAAGGTGTCATTCAAGCTATTGAGCAATATGCATGTAAAGTCGTTGATAGTACCATAGGATTTACCTTGGAAACGGCAAGACTTCAAGCTTTAGAAAACAGGAAAAACAACGATAAAGTGTCACATAATGGGAAGCTGATGCATTCATATGGACCTGTTTGTAGGGTTTGCAGTGCAAAGGAACAAGGACACACTCAGTCGTCTTGTCATTTTCTCTTGGGACCTGATGTCTCTAGAAGAATGAAACAATGTTCAAGGTCTAAACATAACACTGGTCAAAAATCAAGACTTTTTCATCATAATATACCTAAAATTCATATTGATTTCGATAAGAGGGCAATGTTTGCAGAAAAAATTGTTAGTGCTGCTATAGGAAAAGCAGAGCGGGAGCTGAGTAACACAAGTTTGGCTGCCGATAGTGGTATTGGGCCAGAAGGGATCAGCTTTGCAGATAGTCTCACCACAGAAATAATGATGTGTGCTATGAAGAACATTGGACATGTTAACCAAAGGTAAGAAAGATCTCAAGACCTACTGTGTTTCTTTTATATTGCTTATTTTTGCTGTCTTTTCTTTCAAAACCTCTGTAAAATTATAGGTGACAAATTAGAAGTAGGTGCTACTGTAAGTACATTTATAAGAGAAAGAAGTAACAGTGACGACTGTAGCATTGACCTTTAAGTCTAAACATCAAAACAATGGACTTTAGTTAAGTAAAGAAAGCTTTGTTTAGAAGCATACACAGCACACACAAGGAGTGTAAAATAAGTcaggctgcactctgcacctatctggataaaaaaaaaaaaacagcacgaGTTGCCTAGCTTTGCTTCAGGGGGTACAGGGCAGTATTGTCCTAATTGTCTTTCCTTTGGAAGACAGTACAAGTCTCCTTTGTGGGCTGTGCCTTctggcactccctaacttgtgcatctgaatgatgtgcaaggggCAGTTGGAAGGGGGATATCTACCTGCCTTCCCtgaccctcatgaatacagcactaccaATAGCAGGCATTTATGTATTTGTGGGGTGAACACAGGTCTATAAACTGTATAAACTCCAAAATGGAAATTAAAGATATTCTGTACTGTGCTGCTTTTGCCCAGGGTGGTGCATATGATGCCTGGGAAAGTGGAAAAAACATGGAGGCACAATACTCGAGAGGCACAGACACGTGGGGTTGCCTAACAAATTAGCTCATGGTGTTTGTTGCACATCATTTTCGTTGTTAGTGGAAAGAGGTTATTTTTTATGTCCAAATTTCATGTCTAATTGCATTCAGTGTGTTTGTATATAAGATTTTATCATCAGGGAGTGGCCTGGGGGGTGTTGGCTTGATAAGATGGGGCAGAGGAAAAAGTTTGAAGAAA
This sequence is a window from Xenopus tropicalis strain Nigerian chromosome 2, UCB_Xtro_10.0, whole genome shotgun sequence. Protein-coding genes within it:
- the akap11 gene encoding A-kinase anchor protein 11 (The RefSeq protein has 7 substitutions compared to this genomic sequence), translating into MATCTRKQGCQAKPKLSMKKENISDAFLMSPKSLLESKKELCRIAEGFKGVKKENVMELTFLGLSEESEPLQDVEALHLDLPELIRSLHLCSLNDCEVILLKHGKEGTTSCATQGCFSGALCVMSSPTFTYLKSDSLFNLMSKYTTGIRYTMDHQFLSDTLRKASHSEEDDTNQSVSSIEDDFVTAFEHLDEEDLTTSGNQEREHETMRSQRDAASQTQPTHCVDVRGSKIIFSSLRRRSSLKSATLMGLMGFPDLSASVKNTVTSSVCDSWKQMSFSVQDKTVFTPPSAESSESECSSPSPIIFLDEEGYQKSLRAKLNLPKIPVVKDDVEDSDSELSEFFDSFDQFDETEASLERNEKPAQKNVLASPPKKRKCIAMNPQKFKSDRIILSANVKKPTPRKPESPYNNICEVTDSHRPVKAAVEDTGTLFSPIRSSAFSPLSISTPAECLYTLECNGRASEKERVYSTYSNYANCVCFQMFDSVLNTKPPISNDLSKKAVEKSMKLKRKSYNKESERKLKSKQKIVKSGIQKFASELVEKSFGSAFKDLQRGVSSCTSALCQLAARLTSYVFQMAFYEIRRMQAFSIKKRAINSLANLMVSEVITSALQELHYIKKQMVTNAVTRFAADLAEELVFEGIMEVCQFSHPPTPVAAPWQTFDYDDVIVSSYAKDLSESVIQEAFIELSQVNVTFTTQAAISVSMDNLKYVSSESMMQSTQTSVAFPNMPSRIQSPLVAENDKETDYTVHHALLFTSGLISSVPVPVAAKALTFYKTSNEALGRDDCADVSVRHDMNSSTVDCYSLSTKYRHEIPTTKTTLPVFSNCQQEKQNLQFKKLNEDNEDMKAFSVPMVDMMINEAYDLISASKETQFLAKKVVPSQQIFVDKEQSKLNFADGLAKCILQYSVGESSCTTSNRGMHPKLTSDFVGAPADKDRRVADDSEICTNLRKTEEQQLLFTKCCLPSNFASQNTGFSVKSSQEYRGEYGGAFSKSTSEGSSDVSFNKLTSEGITLKRNTQSKDTSYSSIFGLQTCLSHINNFSSVMCSCGDDFSEDKMSQRDSSITTVPNTPPPTPLASYELSPERSMKKLSKKLKGQLAKEFYPATPPSTPHLIASEHDSIKKDDFLLKVMRSLSEEVETSSGDGSSEDEDIEVSEETSQYADYLSTNILSVATEMAADALDDKSVRRSSAKNKPLLHVLSDKWGYPAYMRNISEETLETLSKYAGVIAGEVLHDAKKVVGKKQSTKVKSVCDSDCSHCRKHSRDCRPKEKECICTSMNFKESDPSTLSLPYNNIAAGLTSKYPSCESVTEEYADHIIRVLKMEGGNNELIIDQYASRLVYRAVKSGLQQASKTIKLKCNKKPAPRRNSEANSMQEILRLLSMTQHQEREKQRRRSISNHSFGEESSGHGKDSRRPEFTGLLRFAETLANTITCDVRTKLKISAVSLPKSLTDSCLYTKSKIDETTSDLVKRNVSKSLLPYSQTNKLYHSTGSLNDEGLKEGVIQAIEQYACKVVDSTIGFTLETARLQALENRKNNDKVSHNGKLMHSYGPVCRVCSAKEQGHTQSSCHFLLGPDVSRRMKQCSRSKHNTGQKSRLFHHNIPKIHIDFDKRAMFAEKIVSAAIGKAERELSNTSLAADSGIGPEGISFADSLTTEIMMCAMKNIGHVNQSSDGKDGFQSAESVTSQQTSVSVGDDSTGSWSNLSFEDEHQDESSSFLHLSDSDGAEDRDENREAAAGAPGHLCKTLLIRNVDMGPYVIESQLKATLQWIAASEAGVSELYFVEADKKELLAVSRRLAEKAWTVGDLLQAVVHYCEIAEKLPSFHKPLFGWLLDHS
- the akap11 gene encoding A-kinase anchor protein 11 isoform X1, with translation MATCTRKQGCQAKPKLSMKKENISDAFLMSLKSLLESKKELCRIAEGFKGVKKENVMELTFLGLSEESEPLQDVEALHLDLPELIRSLHLCSLNDCEVILLKHGKEGTTSCATQGCFSGALCVMSSPTFTYLKSDSLFNLMSKYTTGIRYTMDHQFLSDTLRKASHSEEDDTNQSVSSIEDDFVTAFEHLDEEDLTTSGNQEREHETMRSQRDAASQTQPTHCVDVRGSKIIFSSLRRRSSLKSATLMGLMGFPDLSASVKNTVTSSVCDSWKQMSFSVQDKTVFTPPSAESSESECSSPSPIIFLDEEGYQKSLRAKLNLPKIPVVKDDVEDSDSELSEFFDSFDQFDETEASLERNEKPAQKNVLASPPKKRKCIAMNPQKFKSDRIILSANVKKPTPRKPESPYNNICEVTDSHRPVKAAVEDTGTLFSPIRSSAFSPLSISTPAECLYTLECNGRASEKERVYSTYSNYANCVCFQMFDSVLNTKPPISNDLSKKAVEKSMKLKRKSYNKESERKLKSKQKIVKSGIQKFASELVEKSFGSAFKDLQRGVSSCTSALCQLAARLTSYVFQMAFYEIRRMQAFSIKKRAINSLANLMVSEVITSALQELHYIKKQMVTNAVTRFAADLAEELVFEGIMEVCQFSHPPTPVAAPWQTFDYDDVIVSSYAKDLSESVIQEAFIELSQVNVTFTTQAAISVSMDNLKYVSSESMMQSTQTSVAFPNMPSRIQSPLVAENDKETDYTVHHALLFTSGLISSVPVPVAAKALTFYKTSNEALGRDDCADVSVRHDMNSSTVDCYSLSTKYRHEIPTTKTTLPVFSNCQQEKQNLQFKKLNEDNEDMKAFSVPMVDMMINEAYDVISASKETQFLAKKVVPSQHIFVDKEQSKLNFADGLAKCILQHSVGESSCTTSNRGMHPKLTSDFVGASADKDRRVADDSEICTNLRKTEEQQLLFTKCCLPSNFASQNTGFSVKSSQEYRGEYGGAFSKSTSEGSSDVSFNKLTSEGITLKRNMQSKDTSYSSIFGLQTCLSHINNFSSVMCSCGDDLSEDKMSQRDSSITTVPNTPPPTPLASYELSPERSMKKLSKKLKGQLAKEFYPATPPSTPHLIASEHDSIKKDDFLLKVMRSLSEEVETSSGDGSSEDEDIEVSEETSQYADYLSTNILSVATEMAADALDDKSVRRSSAKNKPLLHVLSDKWGYPAYMRNISEETLETLSKYAGVIAGEVLHDAKKVVGKKQSTKVKSVCDSDCSHCRKHSRDCRPKEKECICTSMNFKESDPSTLSLPYNNIAAGLTSKYPSCESVTEEYADHIIRVLKMEGGNNELIIDQYASRLVYRAVKSGLQQASKTIKLKCNKKPAPRRNSEANSMQEILRLLSMTQHQEREKQRRRSISNHSFGEESSGHGKDSRRPEFTGLLRFAETLANTITCDVRTKLKISAVSLPKSLTDSCLYTKSKIDETTSDLVKRNVSKSLLPYSQTNKLYHSTGSLNDEGLKEGVIQAIEQYACKVVDSTIGFTLETARLQALENRKNNDKVSHNGKLMHSYGPVCRVCSAKEQGHTQSSCHFLLGPDVSRRMKQCSRSKHNTGQKSRLFHHNIPKIHIDFDKRAMFAEKIVSAAIGKAERELSNTSLAADSGIGPEGISFADSLTTEIMMCAMKNIGHVNQSSDGKDGFQSAESVTSQQTSVSVGDDSTGSWSNLSFEDEHQDESSSFLHLSDSNGNSSSWSSLGLEGDMYEENLSFPPSDSDGAEDRDENREAAAGAPGHLCKTLLIRNVDMGPYVIESQLKATLQWIAASEAGVSELYFVEADKKELLAVSRRLAEKAWTVGDLLQAVVHYCEIAEKLPSFHKPLFGWLLDHS